From the Streptococcus sp. 29887 genome, one window contains:
- a CDS encoding YveK family protein, with the protein MNKKSDDIMNIFDLIKLFKKNALMIVICALFGGLLMGLYANFAVKPQYDSSAQLLVAQDPIDIGSGNTYVQAANSIRTNLEMIPTYRDILYGVPVLGKVSETFDGKYSAAELKERLSFTQSENSQAFVVKLRMDDAKEAQAVLEEITTVFSQTLQEIYSKGFGKVVVLSPASYNGNKVSPNIVKNIISGVLAGVFLSFGFILTRNLFDRTVKNDALLQNRNLTLLTELYDMTSKEISDANYKSNL; encoded by the coding sequence ATGAATAAGAAATCAGATGACATTATGAATATTTTTGATTTGATCAAGCTATTTAAAAAGAATGCACTTATGATTGTCATTTGTGCCCTATTTGGTGGTCTTCTTATGGGCTTGTATGCAAATTTTGCAGTGAAACCTCAGTATGATTCAAGTGCTCAACTCTTAGTTGCCCAGGATCCGATTGATATTGGTAGTGGTAATACTTATGTACAGGCAGCCAACTCTATCCGAACAAATTTGGAAATGATTCCCACCTATCGTGATATTCTCTATGGAGTGCCAGTCCTTGGAAAGGTATCGGAAACGTTTGATGGTAAATATTCGGCAGCAGAATTGAAAGAGCGTTTAAGCTTTACTCAATCAGAAAACTCCCAGGCTTTTGTTGTTAAGCTCAGGATGGATGACGCAAAGGAAGCGCAAGCTGTTCTTGAAGAAATTACAACAGTTTTCAGTCAAACCTTGCAGGAAATCTATAGCAAAGGATTCGGTAAAGTGGTAGTCCTCTCACCTGCTTCTTATAATGGTAATAAGGTATCTCCGAATATCGTTAAAAATATCATTTCAGGTGTGCTAGCAGGTGTTTTTCTCTCATTTGGATTCATTCTTACTAGAAATCTTTTTGACCGAACTGTAAAAAATGATGCCTTGTTACAAAATCGTAACCTGACACTCTTGACTGAATTATACGATATGACTTCAAAAGAGATTAGTGACGCAAATTACAAATCAAATTTATAA
- a CDS encoding CpsD/CapB family tyrosine-protein kinase: MFFGRRKKQKEFNKQQLQGAPLYSATQPTSLNAEQIRVLRTNLEYAQLDGKIKSIGITSSIPGEGKSTVSANLAHSLAATGKRVLIVDADLRKPTVHRTFKVTNQRGLTDIVIGREELYTQNLHYLTDLDLYVLPSGPIPPNPSELLQSENMSKLMTDLANYFDFVIYDLPPVNSVTDAQIISRKVDGMILVVRQGYVLKTELEKSLRNLNNVEAKLIGYVMNDVAKEQKDSYYAYYGNDDVLGDSK; this comes from the coding sequence ATGTTTTTCGGAAGAAGAAAGAAACAAAAAGAATTTAATAAGCAGCAATTGCAAGGGGCTCCGCTTTATTCAGCGACCCAGCCAACCAGTTTGAATGCAGAGCAGATTCGAGTTCTTCGGACTAACTTAGAGTATGCACAGTTGGATGGTAAAATCAAATCAATCGGTATTACCTCTTCTATACCGGGTGAAGGAAAATCTACTGTTTCAGCTAACTTAGCGCATAGTCTTGCTGCCACAGGTAAAAGAGTTTTGATAGTAGATGCTGATTTGCGAAAACCAACTGTTCATCGAACTTTTAAGGTTACTAATCAACGAGGTTTGACGGATATTGTTATCGGAAGAGAAGAGCTGTATACTCAAAATTTGCATTACCTTACAGATTTAGACTTGTATGTGCTACCTTCAGGCCCTATTCCACCAAATCCATCCGAACTCTTGCAATCTGAAAATATGAGCAAATTGATGACAGATTTGGCCAACTACTTTGATTTTGTTATCTATGATTTACCCCCTGTAAATAGTGTGACGGATGCACAAATCATTTCTAGAAAAGTAGATGGCATGATTTTAGTAGTTCGTCAAGGCTATGTCTTAAAGACTGAGCTTGAAAAAAGTTTACGGAATTTGAATAATGTTGAAGCAAAACTGATTGGTTATGTCATGAATGATGTTGCAAAAGAACAGAAGGATTCTTACTATGCCTATTATGGAAATGATGATGTCTTAGGTGATTCGAAATAA
- a CDS encoding glycosyltransferase family 2 protein, protein MPKVSIIIPVYNTEQYIGQCIESILKQTLSDIELILIDDCSTDQSLAILKNYADKDQRITLVESAVNTGVGEARNKGIDLATGEYIAFVDSDDFVKEDMFEKLYLQAIKDQADLILCDTGTFSSDGKTKSVWHKAIYGKAELKDIFHNTQPTARIVSRELIDRIQFRFLKGMGEGIYFELMVHARHITTVPEKLYIYRSREGSLSTTPNPQNNWKSMENNRIMGERNPDYKDYFTFKMIEDLLQMVANAVKAEDKNAYQEARQELAKLEYIKNPYLSTFYKSELPLHRYFIKVYVLPTSYSIGRFLTTILTK, encoded by the coding sequence TTGCCAAAAGTATCTATTATTATCCCGGTTTATAATACCGAACAATACATTGGTCAATGTATTGAATCCATTCTAAAACAAACCTTAAGCGATATCGAATTGATTTTGATTGATGATTGCTCTACCGACCAATCATTGGCAATACTAAAAAACTATGCTGATAAAGACCAACGTATTACCCTTGTTGAGTCAGCTGTAAATACTGGGGTTGGTGAAGCAAGGAATAAAGGAATCGATCTAGCCACAGGAGAATATATAGCATTTGTTGACTCGGACGACTTTGTCAAGGAGGATATGTTTGAAAAACTCTATCTACAGGCAATCAAGGACCAGGCAGATCTAATTCTTTGCGATACTGGCACCTTTTCCTCTGACGGTAAGACAAAGTCTGTTTGGCATAAGGCCATTTATGGCAAAGCAGAACTCAAGGACATCTTTCATAATACCCAACCAACTGCACGGATTGTTTCAAGAGAATTGATAGATAGAATTCAGTTCCGATTTTTAAAAGGAATGGGAGAAGGTATTTATTTTGAACTGATGGTTCACGCCCGCCACATCACTACTGTTCCGGAAAAACTGTATATCTATCGATCTAGAGAGGGTTCGCTTAGCACTACTCCAAATCCTCAAAACAATTGGAAATCTATGGAAAACAATCGCATTATGGGGGAAAGAAATCCAGACTATAAGGACTATTTTACCTTCAAAATGATTGAAGATTTACTCCAAATGGTTGCTAATGCGGTGAAAGCTGAAGATAAGAATGCCTATCAAGAGGCTAGACAGGAACTAGCTAAGCTTGAGTACATTAAAAATCCTTATTTATCAACTTTTTACAAATCAGAACTGCCTCTTCACCGCTATTTTATTAAAGTCTATGTATTGCCAACAAGCTATTCCATTGGACGCTTTCTAACCACTATTTTAACTAAATAA
- a CDS encoding lipopolysaccharide biosynthesis protein, whose amino-acid sequence MNTKSLKLNGLISLLNKCISIICSLILPRLFITAYGSEINGLMSSISQYLNLISLLDLGMATVIQASLYKPILDGDFNQLSTIYYKSKVFFSRIGLALLVYIGCLCLILPQTLTGNVSNIQIIGLTLILSLSHLLQFFVGITSQIILGSDQRAYIKEVLQGTANIINLALSIFLINSGHSIYLVKFVSSLVFILPPICISYYVHKHYKISKKHIDKNYKIKQQWYGIGQHIAYTIQESTDVVILSLFASLSQVSVYAVYNTVFQGIKTFLNAATSGLRPFLGRALHLGDTSILHEQFKKIEWTIHTAATILLSTTFQLITPFVILYTRRITDTNYNQPLFGYLMTLAIFIYALRLPYRTLVFSAGSFKETQVGTYSEAFLNLAISIGLVFHWQLIGVAIGTSISLLFSLFYYIWYCYRHILQAQLHHLKWQLLVDMLTVSTSCLIFLPLTKWITNFMSWGLFGLCSVILTSGISYLLNRFILQKNILSMIK is encoded by the coding sequence ATGAATACAAAATCACTAAAACTCAATGGACTAATTTCCTTACTCAATAAATGTATCTCCATCATTTGCAGTCTAATATTACCAAGATTATTTATCACTGCCTATGGTTCAGAAATTAACGGATTGATGTCAAGTATTTCCCAATACCTCAACTTAATCAGTCTCCTCGATCTTGGAATGGCTACCGTTATTCAAGCGAGTTTATATAAACCAATTTTAGATGGGGACTTTAACCAATTATCAACCATTTACTATAAATCTAAAGTTTTTTTCAGCCGGATTGGTCTGGCCTTGTTGGTCTATATTGGTTGCTTGTGCTTAATCCTACCTCAAACCTTAACTGGCAATGTTTCCAATATTCAAATTATAGGGTTAACTTTGATACTATCCCTCTCCCACTTGCTGCAATTCTTTGTAGGTATTACCAGTCAAATTATTTTAGGTTCCGACCAACGAGCTTATATCAAGGAAGTATTGCAAGGAACTGCTAATATCATTAACTTAGCCCTTTCTATTTTCTTAATTAACAGTGGTCACAGTATCTACCTAGTGAAATTTGTTTCGTCCCTCGTGTTCATACTTCCACCCATCTGCATTAGTTACTACGTCCATAAGCACTACAAAATCTCAAAAAAGCATATTGACAAAAACTACAAAATCAAACAACAGTGGTACGGTATTGGTCAGCATATCGCCTATACCATTCAAGAAAGTACAGATGTGGTCATCCTATCACTCTTTGCTAGTCTTTCTCAGGTTTCTGTCTATGCTGTCTACAATACGGTTTTCCAGGGGATAAAGACCTTTCTGAACGCGGCAACTAGCGGTTTACGACCATTCTTGGGACGAGCACTCCATCTAGGAGATACAAGCATTTTACATGAACAGTTTAAGAAAATTGAATGGACCATCCATACCGCTGCCACAATTTTGTTAAGCACTACCTTCCAATTGATTACGCCATTTGTCATCCTATATACCCGACGCATAACGGATACGAATTATAACCAGCCCTTGTTTGGTTATCTGATGACCTTGGCTATCTTTATCTACGCCCTGCGCTTGCCCTATCGTACACTGGTTTTTTCAGCAGGAAGTTTTAAGGAGACACAAGTTGGAACCTATTCGGAAGCCTTCCTTAATCTAGCCATCTCTATTGGCCTAGTCTTTCATTGGCAGCTCATTGGGGTAGCTATCGGAACAAGTATATCACTATTATTTAGCCTCTTTTACTATATTTGGTACTGCTATCGGCATATCCTACAGGCACAGTTACACCATCTAAAATGGCAACTATTGGTTGATATGCTAACTGTATCTACTTCCTGTCTGATTTTCCTTCCATTGACAAAATGGATTACTAATTTTATGAGCTGGGGACTATTTGGTCTATGTAGTGTCATCCTTACTAGTGGAATTTCTTATCTCCTCAATCGCTTTATACTTCAAAAAAATATTCTCTCAATGATCAAGTAA